The Triticum urartu cultivar G1812 chromosome 5, Tu2.1, whole genome shotgun sequence genome contains the following window.
GCTCTACATGGTGCCCGGCGATGGCGCCGACCAGGTCACCTGGGCCTGGGCGGGCCAGTTCCACGCCAACAAGATGGGCTACCATGACAGGATGACCCTGCTCCGCTCCCAGGGCGCCGCTGAGGTGGTCATGTGGGATCCTCTCGAGCAGCTCGTGCTCGCCGTCGACTTCGATGGCAGGGTCACCCGCTCCATCGGCCCCCTCTCCGGCGGGATGTACTACTCGGATTTCATCCCCTACGTCAACTCATACGCCGACATCTACAGGTACTGCTCGGACCAAATTCTACTATGTTCTGCTGTATGAGTACACTTGCAGTTATTAGATCGGTTTAATTCAGAGATGCAGTTAGTATGTTTCTGAATTCTGATGTGAATGTCCACATCTGTAGAACTGTGCTCTGTGCATGACTAGTAGATCGATGGTGATataatcatgcatattgactggATATATACGCGTTGACTATTCCTGTAGTTTTCTGATGTGCATGTTCATTAGAATCCACTGGATCTTTACACGCCTAATTTTTCAAGTGTGGATATCTATTGTCTGCAGTGTTGTAGGTTTTTGATGTTGATACAATTTCTTTGGTAGACAAGCATAGAAATATGGATTACCATTCCTGAAACTTGAGCTTAACTCCCCTCTGTATGTGAAACACCTATGCATGACTAATTCTGCACAGCAACATGTCAGTTCTGTTCAATTCTGATTTCTGAATATTTCTGATGTGAAAGCATAACTAGATCAGTAGGACTCTGCATGACTAAATGCTGGTCGTGTATGATATCTGCATTCGTACTGTTTGGTGGTGTTGACTGTTTTCTGTAGTTACCTGAATTTTATGTTTATTTGGATATTATTGGATCTGTTAATCAGTGCCTACATGTTAGATCGGTTTGATTTTGAGATGCAGCGAGACTTTGATGTCTCTGCTTTCTTATGTGAAAGCATGTCTACATCAGTAGAACTTTGCATGACTGTTTTTGTAGATCGATGGTGGTATCAGCATGCATATTTTATTGACTAGATATATACGTGTTGACTGTTCGTCTGTTCCTTAGTTTTCTGATGTGCATGTTTATTTGGATCCACTGAACCTTTGCACGACTAATCTTTCAAGTTTGTATATACATTGTCAAGTTTTCTGAAAGTGTGAGTCCACAATATTCAGAAGTAATTAAGTTTCCTGTAGTTTTCTGATGTGAAAGTTTCCTGAAATTTGAGCTTTTCTGAACTAATTAAGAACTCAACTCTTTATATGAGTAGATATATGGTAATGTTTGCTGCTCAGCAACATGTCAGTTCTGTTTAATTTCTGATACCTTGATGTTTCTGGTGTGAAAGAATATCTGGATCAGTAGAACTCTGCATGACTAATTGCTGGTCGTTGGTGATATCTGCATGCTTACTGACTAGCAGTGTTGACTAAATAAGTGTTGATGTTTCTTTGATGTGCAAGTTTATTTGGATTCATTCGAACTTTGCACGACTAGCACTTAAGTTTGGATTTATATTATTGTCCTGTTGACAGTTGGACCATGGTCTTTAGGTTTCTTGTGTATCTGATGTGAAAGCATATCCGGACCCTTAGAATTTTCCATGAAAATTAGATCAATGGTGATATCAACAATTCCACATGCATATTGACTAGATATGTGTTTACTGTTCCTGTAATTTTCTGATCTGCAAGTTTCCTTGGATCCATAGAACCTCTGCACAGCTAATTTGTCATGTTTCTGATGCGAACCTAAAGTCAGTTGGATATGGCTAAATGGTGATTTTCAAGTTTGTTTGGATTCATTGCACCTTTGCATGACTAAATGTTAGGCTGATGCAATTTTGTTTGGTAAACAGCATGGAAATACGCACTAACTTACCTGAAAGTTGAGCTTGTCTTGACTCATGACTAGGTGTGTAATTAATAACTGGACGCGCTTTATGACTAGATGGTGATGCTAGACTAGACGTGTTGACGTATACTTGCTGTCAATTGGATCATGCTTCTTTATGTTTCATTGGTCAGCCTGTCAATTTGCTTGTGGAATGTGGGTCTTGACTCGAACTTGCTGTCAATTGGAATATTGGATCATGCTTCTTTAGGTTTGATTGGTTGGCCTGTCAATTTGCTTGTTGTCGTCGCTTTATATTAAAACTAGCTGATTAGGTTCCTCTTTTAACCTTAGTATGCTTTTTAGTTCTGTTTTGTCAAGCTGATATGGACAGTACTGTTAAGTTTTATACAATGGTTACCCAGAAAGTTGGCCTTCCTCTTTGCAAAAAATACATTGAACAGGGGCCTGTGTTGTTGAACATGTTTATGTAAGTTTGACAATGttattttttgtatttttcaGCGAGGAGGAGGTGGGTTCTGTGTTCAAGACGAATGATGAAGCCGTGACGTACAAAGTTCCACAGGCATCCGTCAAAGCAGAAATTGATTCCAACTAAAATCTGTAAGCATCAGCACAGCACAACCTGCAAACATCTGGTTCTTTGTTTTTCACTTGCACAATGCCATCATCCTCTGTTGCTCCATGCTGACCTGTGTCCTCTGTTGTATCAGCTTCCAAGAAAGGAAAGGATTTGCTGATGATGGAGAAGGAATAATGAAGCTTCCAGATCTGTGCAGCATAAGGGAGAGCTATATGGATATCATTCTTTGGATGGCAGTTTTTGGCTGCTTTGCTACATGAGCATTCTCATGCAGTTTCTCTAGTCATGCAAAACTATGCTACAAtcttgtttctcttttctaagGGACGAAACTATGTTCTCTTATTGCTACCTAGTAGGTGTTTTTGTCTGCCATGTACATACATAGTTGGTTAGATGCAGAATGCCCCCGTCTGTCTGTCGTGAATCAAGTTCTTAATTGCTGAATTGGAAATTATCATCTGGTGCCTGCGTGATGCGCCATTTTAGCAAATTCTGGATTTTTTCTTGTTCCATTGATTAGCATTGTTTCGCTCAGTTGCTTGCATAATTGCTGTGTTGAAGTTTGGCTTCAGTTTGTGCTGTCTTTATTGCATGGTCTGAAATTGTATCTTGTCGATGCATTGTTCTGGATCCATTCTGCTTTGCGCTCCCGGTTTTCTGGTTGCAATCTTGTACTCTAAGTGAAGCTTTGTTGAAGAATATCAGTATGTACAAGTTCAGCACACGGAGTTATTGGATTTAGCTTCTATCCCCTCTGTTCTGTCTATACTGCAAATTTCAATATGCCCTATCAGAACCTACATACATACATGCACCCTGACTGAATCACCACTAGAGGGATTCCCTACATACATGAACACTGAATTTTTGGGTTCTGCTCTGCTTTGATTTCCTCCATGCTGGCTTCGACCATGGCCTATCTGGCACATGGCATAAATTAGCACCTGCAAGCATACTTCCCATGGCTGTAAATAATACTCcttctgtaaactaatataagaccttttagatcatattagtttacagaggtaGTACAGAGCAGCAGTAACATCTGCACTTACTGACTAATCAAACTCTCACCCTTGCCCTCGAGATTGTTCCCTGCGCAATCTGCGTATGCTGCTGCATGTACAACCTGCTTCTAATTCCTTCATGTTGGTATTCCAATGCCgactgaagaagcatcgtgcctCTGCTTGTTCGTTCTTGCTTGGTCTTGGTCCTAAACTAAATACTTGCAAGCGATTACTGAATTTTCGTGTCATCTGCATTCCTGTACTCCATTCTGACAGAACTGAAAATTCTGAAATGGGATGCAGATAGTAATTTCTATGACAATTCAGATGCAACACATGGTACGACTCAGCTAGTATTTCGTCCACCGCCACCATTAGCCTAGCTTATACATAAATAACAATGCTATTGTTAATACATACTTTCTAAACTACAAACGCCATAAGGGAAAGAAGAAAGGATTTTATCTCTGTGATAAGTTGTTGAATGACTTCTTAAGAAGAGCAGTACTAGTAAGGAAACCTTGAAAACTTCTCCCCAGCAATTTCACCAAGTGTATTTCCTGCTCATCGGCCAAACAACAAACATGGCAGCATGAAACTATTTTTTTTCCTAATAAAAAAAGGAGGGGTACTTCAATTGTCAGTTCCTTCATATGAAAAACACGACAAAATACCTTCAGTTTATTTCAGCAGAGCAACACCAGAAGTAGTTCAAAAACACGACAAAATACCTTCAGTTTTTTCAGTTCCTTCATATGAGAAGCACGACAAAATACCTTCAGTTTATACTTTATACCCTGGTGGCATTGCATCACAAGTTAAGGGCCGGCCAGGTTAGTACGTGCATAGTACTCCTTCCGTCCCAAAATTAGTGACTCAaggtacaaagttgagtcattaattttgggacggagggagtatagggTAAGCTAGCGGAGGTTCGTTCCCCTACAGTTTTCAGTTTTTTTTTTCGAACCATGATAGTTATCAGTTTACAGTTTGCACATTCGCATGCAGAAAAAAGGCAATGCATacacaagaagaagaaaagagaaagaaCAACTCATTACAGATCCAGCCAGAACCCCTCCGGGGCAGGATTattattgttattattattattattattattattgagGAAACCGGGACAGGATTCTCAATACACAAGTTAGGGTGCCTGGTTAAAACAATTGCTTAATTTGGTAGAACTCAATTACCCATCAGTACCGACTGTACCAAACCCAACATGCGGGGGCAGTCACTACGAGAAGCTAGCAAGCTTCGCCCCTCGGTGCTCGAAGCAACGTAGGCCTCTGGCCTCCAAGCATCTATTGCCTGTCCGGTGGATCTCCGCCGAGCTTGCCTTCACCCTGCATCGGCCACCTGCTGAGCAAGATCCAACGTTGGTGAGTTCGTCCGGAAGGTGTTCGGGCTATTACGTACAAGCCCTTTTTTGTTTTACAATCAAATTTACATTGAGATTTGACATTCTGCACATCAAATTTGGATGTCAAATTGATTGATCCATTTTCTGTATCCAATTGTTGAGTGTTTGTGAATAATTAGACAATGAGTTTTTTTAATCTACTGGACAGTGAGTTCTTACGACATAATACATGTAACTATGGTATGTGAGCATTTGAGCTACAGACTTGTTTCAAGAATTCGTCCGGTTGACCAGTTAACTTGTCGATTAATCCCTACTtgtagggtcaccgagtagccgataaactgataaatcgtccgattaattgattaaatggccgattaacttgccgattagcctattaatcccctactcatCAGCCAACCAAGCGTTAACGATTGTCCGCCATCGCCGCAAAGTGCGTCCACCGAAAACCTTAGATCACCTCGTGCCAAACCCGGCCATGTGATCAGCCTGAGCAGCAGCAGGGGAGATCAACTGGGAAGAACGATTCTCGGTGACACGCGCCGTAGGACAATCTAACCCTAGATTTCTCGCTAGGGAGGTCAGGTCTCTCTCTGAATTTAGTCCTAGTAACTTGTCCGGAACATATTTTTTTTTCTGAACTGGAAACTACCATCTGGTGCTAAGTCTGATATGCCAGTATGGCGAATTCCGGTTGTCGTCGCTTGTTCTATCGTTCTTCCGTGGTCTGAAATTAGCACCTACAAGCATGCAGAGAGTAATACAGCCAGCAGTTCCTTCACCAGTCACATACGCCTTCTAGACTAATCAGAAACTGGCCCCAGACAGCGGTGTAAGGTTGTTCCCTGCGCAATGTTCATATGCATATGCATGTACCACGTTTGCTCATGTTAACATCCTTCAACAGACTGAAGAAAAGCTGTGCCTGTAGTACTGATCCATTCTCGCATGGCCTAGAACTGCTGAAGAAGGGTTTAATCTGGCGAGTGGGCGATGGGAAAAATATTCAGATTCAACGAGATCAATGGATTCCTCAAAAAGAAGGCCTTATGACTGCAGCGTTTATTAGAAGGTCTCAGCTCCGATGGGTGAACCAACTCATGGAAGAGGATGGGAAGGAATGGAATGTAAATTTGATTCGACAAATATTCCACCAGTTTGATGCTGAAGAAATATGCAAGATACCCATCCCAAGGACGGACACAAGAGATTGCATAGCTTGGCATGGTGAAAAGAATGAAGTGTTTTCAGTCAGAAGTGCGTACAAATTGGCAGCAACCTTATCCCAAAACGAAAACTCAAACCCTTCAAGCTCGACTAGGGATGCGGGTGACCGGAGTATTTGGGATCTTATTTGGAAAGCCAAGGTGCCTGAGAAGGTCAGAATTTTTGGGTGGAGAGTAGCCACAAATACCCTGGCCACAAAAAGTAATAAATTCAAGAGGACGCTCGAGGTGGACTCAACGTGTAATATCTGCGGCAACGCGGCGGAGGATGAACATCATGCAGTGATCACGTGCTCAAAGAGCAGGGCCCTCCAAGAGGCCATGAGGAAGGAGTGGACACTACCATCAGAGAAATCTTTCAGAAATACAGGAACTGACTGGCTGCAGGTCCTGCTAGACAGAGAACCTGAGGAAATGCGGTCAAAAATCTTACTCCTGTTGTGGAGGTGCTGGCACCTGAGAGATGACATGTTACGACACAACGGCAAAGAATCTATCTTGGGCTCTGTATAATTCCTAAAGAAATACGCCGAGGAATTAGTTACAGCAGCAATGGCTGATAATGTGTCCAGGATTGGAGAGGCGGATAATACATGCTGCATACGGGGACAAAGCATGCAGTGGACAGGACCAGTACAAGGCACGGTTAAGCTGAATACCGACGCAGCTTTCCAAGCCGATTCAGGCGAATCCGCTGCTGGAGCAGTCGCCAGGGACAGCAAAGGCCATGTGGTTGTCTCACTCTGCAGAAGCCTGTCAGCTAGCCGATGCGTCGAGGAGGCCGAAGCGAAAGCTGCGCTTACCGGGCTGCTTACTCTAGCAAAGTATTACAGAGGCCCTCTGATACTGGAGATGGACTGCCATGCAATCATAAAAGAACTAGAGGCCTTCTGATACTGGAGATGGACTGCCATGCAATCATAAAAGAACTAGCAGTACGGGGACAGCCTCGGTCCCAATGCTACGCTCTGATCAAGGATATTAAACAAGCTCTATCCGTGTTTGCGAACTACAGTTTTAACCATGTGGAAAGATCATGTAATGAGCTAGCCCACGGGTTTGCTGCGGCTACCGGAAGGACTCGGACCACTGACGGTGTCTGAATATGTACCTCCTGTAGAGTAGATCCTACTATagttctcaaaaaaaaaaaaaactgtATGGCCAGTTCCATATCGTGCCCTGGTGTTGTGTGTGCATTTTGTGGCTAGCTGTAAGATACTCATCCCAATCCAAAATAAGTGATCTGTTGTTGCagccacttagtttcagtttcaGGCATGCTCTGGTTCTCTGTCCTGAGATTTCTGTAGAAGCGCTAACTGAATTTCGGTGTGCTCTGCTTTCCTGTACTAGGCATTCTGGCATCCTGAAATTCAGAAATTGGGATGCATGTAACCTTTCCTCGACGCCACCCAGAAATTCCCATGGAACCCAGAAGAACATGGAACATGGTTACAATTGAGTTCTTTCACCATAACCATTATCCAAGCCATCCAAGAGAAAAAGACTGCATACTTACTACATCTACCCTGGCTAACATGGAAGGAAATTCAGAAATGACAGTGCTCCCCGTTGATGAAACACATAACCACAGGTCGCTCCAGCCACAGCAGCTTTTCACCGTAAACCATCAGCACCTAGACACGATCCGAAGCCATCAAACGCCGGTGGATCCGAACCCGCCCTCGCCCCTGACGGTGGCGTCGAGGTCGTCCACCTCGGCGACGTCCGGCGTGGCGATCCTCTCGACGACCAGCTGCGCGACGCGGTCCCCGGGCTTCACGGCGAAGTCGGCGTCGGAGTGGTTGAAGAGGACGACGCCGACGGGGCCCCGGTAGTCGGCGTCCACCACGCCCGCGCCCACGTCGATCGAGTGCTTCCACGCCAGCCCCGACCGCGGCGCTGCAGCAGCAAGCATTCCGTCGAACACGTTAAGGGCACGGCAGATGCGAGGCGGCGGGGATCGTCAAAGAGGAGGGTGAGGGGAAGGGGCGCGTACCGATGCGCGCGTAGGTGCCGTGCGGGACGGCGACGCTGAGGTCGGTGGCGACGAGCGCCTTGCCGCGCGCCGGCACCACGGCCTCCACCGCGCTGGAGAGGTCGTAGCCGGCCGCCAGCGCGGAGCCGCGGGAGGGCAGCACGGCGTTGGCCGACAGCTTCTTCACCTTGAGCAACAGCGGCGCCGGCGAGGGGGCCGC
Protein-coding sequences here:
- the LOC125555446 gene encoding deoxyuridine 5'-triphosphate nucleotidohydrolase-like produces the protein MAGMLGVGATRSRLLRSPLPLFTRRAPLHLAPHPDPISRRLLFLPSRTLTAAATTMAATNGTAAADPIQEQPKAAAAPSPAPLLLKVKKLSANAVLPSRGSALAAGYDLSSAVEAVVPARGKALVATDLSVAVPHGTYARIAPRSGLAWKHSIDVGAGVVDADYRGPVGVVLFNHSDADFAVKPGDRVAQLVVERIATPDVAEVDDLDATVRGEGGFGSTGV